The Labeo rohita strain BAU-BD-2019 chromosome 14, IGBB_LRoh.1.0, whole genome shotgun sequence genomic interval tttctattttataaaacatcttTGAAAGCAAACCAACGCATGTAATGGCTGTCAGGCAGTCGGAAAGGCTGTTTTCCTTACCCCATATTAACTGTTAAATACAAACACTGTTTCAGcagcaaaatatcttcaaaaatcatctttCAGTATCTTCAAAATCAAACatatttgttgaaaaaaaaacatctgtaaagaaattcaaagaaaaagtgaaacaataaaatgttctgAAAATGTCCTCCCATTCGGTTTTGTTTCTAAAATGGTGCTATAATTCTATTGGTCAATCAAGATTTTTTCTTACAGTTATGTAAATCTTGACATTCTAACTCAGAACATTCTGTCAGCCATTAAACACCAAAGACAGGCTTATAAAAATTCAGATGCGTTATTTGTAACATATATgttatgcataaaaaaaacttcttaTCTGACCACCGGTTATTtgattattaacaataaatatttgaaaaaagctTATGTAGAATGGTTTCAAATCCCTGAACGAGGGTACACCATCATGGAAATGTATGCAGAACATgctaaaatgtctaaaaaaacatCTCGTCTGGATATCTTTTCTCTGTGTTAAATCTTGGAAAGCcaaagaaagaaaatttgaGATTGTTAAAATGGAATCTCTAATGTTTTCTTTGCTTTCATGCTATGAAAGATAATAGCGCAATACTTTGTCAAATTCAAAAACAGCCTTAAACTTGAGTCCTCGTAATGGCTTAACTGAGGTTACGAAAACACCTCCAGTTCTGGCCATCTTCAAAAAGCACATCAGTATATATCATAAATTACTATGAACAATAATATGGAATATGTATCAAGGATTGTGACGTTAAAAACAACGGCAGGTAGTCACAGTCAAACATATACTGTATCTCATACAAAGTATTGCAACAAATGTGAGCAACAAAACGTAGATGCAGTagtaaaaataaacaggtaCAATCTAACACACTATTCTCGCTCACTATATGCTGCGCtgatttaaaacagatttagtaTTTTACCATTTGTCAATGATTTATGCATTAATAAGTAAATTCTTGCCATCCAAAAGTTAGTCTTTGGGAGTCAATTCCAGatgctttgtgtttttgcttacggaacaaaaaaaaagcataaaacagTAACATAAGAAACAGATCATTATAAATTACTGTTCATTAATATTCTCAAAATGATGATCTGTTCTGTATCATCTCCATGCCAGAGCCTCTTATACCAGGCTGCTGTTGCCGTCCTGTGGCGCAACTGCATCCATGAGGCCAATCCTCGTTCTCTCATCATCTCCAAAAGCTCAATTACACTCCTCCATGAAAAATATTGACCATAGCGAGGGCTGTCTGCACCCTCATTTGACCTGCACATTGAGGACAGTCAATATTAACCAGTATTATTGAGATGCCGTCACTTGAGAGACTGTGAAGTTGTTTTAAATCCtcaggtttttgaagaaaatcaAGGCTGGGAGAGACGTTTCCTCTTGAGTTTCTGAAGCATTCCCTGTTCCTTTGAAAAAAAGAGGGATGTGATGCAAAATTCCTGTATTGGCACCAGTTGAGTGGGTCAGTCCAGCATGCCCATGCAACACTCCCAGAGCACATCACAGGCATCTTATGGTGAACAAATACTGTCCATTAATGCTCCAGGAATTAGAAAAAAGATTCAATAACCCAAATGGACACCCAAAAAAGCAGCATCCACTATTTGGTCCAGAATTTCtgataaaaaaaggtttattaaaaaaaataatactgatgaaTGTTCATCGAAGTCTTTTgtctttataaaatgtaaaaatataaagtaaaaaagctGTATGAAATTGCAATATATATCACATCAATATGTACAGACGACATGCCTCAGGTTACACATCACTGCAAAagaacaacaaataaatgatattaGTGATGAGCAAAGccaaatccaaaataaaaatccaaaaaactATTTGTCATGTACTGATTCACACTGCAGTCCATTCATTTAAATAGGCagttgttaatgttaaaatcacACACATAAATTGTACAGACGTggttatgaaatattaaagtatcataaatgtattttttactgacCTTGTGCCAACAACCTGGTATTGGAAGTCCATCGGGAccctttaaagtaaaaaaaaaaacatgggtgTAAGAGCGGAGAACAAATTTTCAACTGTATTGCAATTTTAATGAACAAATTCAtgtgttaaaaatagttttaaaaattatcAAATGTCTGTAAGTATACACTGCACACAAAATCCTAATAACActtttgctaaaaaacacatgaattaTAAATATAGCAGACCTAAAAACTCAAACTCCACAAAGGATtgcaacaccaaaaaaaaaaaaataaataaataaaaaaaaaccacatGCCTGCAAAACTCACAATAATGCAAATTATGAAGTAAcaccaataaaatattaatgagaATTTGCTTGCTAAGTTACAATGTTTCTCGTCAAACcgttaatattttatgcatcaGTTTGGGCTTTTTAACccttgaattaaaatgaataatctcTAATTATGTGTGTTGCATATACATAACCGTTTAAATATTTGGGTCGTaagattttataatgttttgaaATAAGCCTTTTTATTCacgaaggctgcatttatgtgatcacaaataaagtaaaaacagtaatcttGTCaaatactatttataataatattattattattaatattataattaattcctgtgatgcaaagctgaactttcagcatcattactccagttttcagtgtcacatgatctttcagtaatcattttaatatgctgatatggtgctcaagaaatatttcttactaTCAGTGTTCATAACAGTagatatgtaaaatgtaaaaagaaaataaatgaaaagttcAAAACTGATTCATGGTTCTTTCGTGAAtatagttcaaaagaacagcattatttgaaatagaaatttcagGAATTTCTTTTGATCAGcttaaagattagttcacttccacaataaaaatttcctgataatttactcaaccccatgttaagaaattaaggtttttgaggaaaatatttcaggatttttctccatatagtggacttcaatggaagCCAATGGATTGAAGGTGGTCCAAACTGCAAtttcaatgtagcttcaaagggctctacacgatcccagccaaggaataagggtcttatctagtaaaacgatcagctattttctaaaaaaaaaaaatacaaatttctatactttttaaccacaaatgctcatcttgcactagctctgtgatacATCTACGTTAGACGCGGTTAGTTCTTCGACTGTGTGttccagttcaaaaaggtagggtggATTTTCTCCTCCATGTTctaaatcgtccgacatcgttgttttatgttttttaattccCTTATTcctgtgtagagccctttgaaactgcactgaaactgcaatttggaccttcaacccactgatccccattgaggtccactatatggagaaaaaaacctggaatgtttcctcaaaaaccttaattttcgactgaagaaagcaaggcatgaacatctcagatgacataggggtaagtaaattatcaggaaatatttattctggaagtgaactaatctttaatgcattcttgctgaataaaaaaaaaataatttctttcaaataaataaatcttactaaccccaaacagTTGAACGGTAATGTACCAGTATGTATATGGCAGACACAGGATAGTTTAAAAGGAGTAGTTAAAAGACAGCAGGAAGTTAAGAAAGTCAGAAATCTGCAGGTATAAACAGAGCAGAGAGAGGAGCAGGCAGTTATACTGTACCAGTGGGCAGGGGGCCTGAGGGGCCGGCTGCCCCATTTCCACTGCCTCTTTTTTACATCCATCAGCTCCCTGCCAGTGAGAGCACACATATACAATATACACTCCCATAatgactaaaaacaaacaacatacaCTCACGCTAGAGAGACCAATCAAAGAGAAACCGAAACAGAACATCAGCCTATAGAAACATACAGAAGAAAGGCGAGAAAatgtgaaagagagaaaaagaagtcTGCGAAACGTCTGTGCTCCCAGATGGGCACACTTTGTTGTTCCTGACAGAATTACCCAGTATGTTTTTTCACCGGATTTTCAACAGTATGAATCTGTAACACATCAACACATATAAACATCTGAAAAGTAGATCTAACACGCACCACAGGACAGGGCTGGTCCAGACCCGGCGGCCCCTGTTCGCCTTTCTTTCCCTTTAGCCCTCTCTTTCCAACAGGACCGCGATCTCCCTGTAAACAGGAGGATCGACAGGATCATTTAGCAAGgacttaaatttacattcagtaattgaatactttttttttatgtgtatgaAAGCTTCATTTATTCCCTGAGGTAAATATGATGCAGTACCTTATCTCCTTTCTCTCCACGATCACCCCTGTCTCCCTTAATGCCAGGAAAAccctacaataaaataaaataaaaatgactttgtaAAAATTCCTTTGGAAACCAAAGGATTGACAATCCTGGAGATGTATGTACAGTAAGCAAGcaggcaaaaataaataaatgcttacatCTAATCCAGGTTCCCCTTGTTTTCCCtgtaaataaaccaaaaataattttaactacatttatattttattcttggCTTATTTGGAAAGTAGCAGTGTAATATTACTTTACAGTTAGGTTTACGTAttacatttgacatttatcaaatcaaataaaaattcattcatAAAGCACTTTAAAAACCACAGAATGGTTTAAAAACacgaaataaaatataatagataaaataagACACCACAACACATCTGTTCAAACCTAACTGGTCATTAAAAATAGTGATTAGTTGAATTTATGATTTGATTTACCTTTTCGCCCTTTGTGCCGGGAAGACCAACTAATCCTGTTGCTCCTGGGGGCCCCTGAGGACCCTGAAGGCcctataaaacataataataggTATAAAAAATTGGATACGATACAGTTATGGCTTACAGATGTTGTGAGTATGGATAACACCATAATCATAACATCCACAGGCCAGTTTTACATCTATGTGAgtattgctttgtttttaaattatgggctagtgcattatgggattagATGTGGTCTCACTTGTATTCCTGCAGACCCAGCTTCTCCCTTCTCTCCTTTAATACTCTCTCCTGGATCACCCTATGATAAATTCAACCACGTTAGACTGATACAATGCATGGAGTACGATTTAACTGGATATCTTCAGACATTTATTAGGGAGTTTAAagtagttaaagggatagtttacccaaaaatgggtcatggtactcttgtgaacattCATCAAAGATTGACACACTAGAGAAgaatttgttgaataaagtcattatttttgttctctttgcacacaaaaagtattctcatagctttataaaattacggttgagctactgatgtcgcatggactattttaacaatgtccttaccacctttctaggtcttgaacgtgtcagatGCATTGTTGTCTATACACGGTTAGAAAGCTATcgggtttcattaaaaatatttcaatttgtgttctgaagatgaacaaaggtcttatgggtgtgaaacgacattagggtgagtaaataatgacaaaatcttcatttttggtttaactatccctttaagtaagacaaaaaagtttgataaaattaaaaataaacacctaCTTTGGAGCCTGGCAAGCCACGATGACCCTAAAACAGATAATAACTGTCACAATCTTTGAATGATATTATGATATCACTCTTAAAAGTCAAGATCTTatagatacagttgaggtcaaaagtttacagacacattgcagaatctgtaaaatgttaattattttaccaaaacaacagggatcatacaaaatacatgtgatccatcttttcacacagaaGACAACAAAGTCTCATaggcaactattacagaaggttcacacgctcactgatgctttagaaggaaacatgatgcattaagagccggggggtgaaaactttttgaattagaagatcagggtaaatttaacttaatttgtcttctgggaaaacAAGTATTTtcagtagcttctgaaggacagaattaaataaaaaatacgatatttaggcaaaataagaaaaatgtacacatcttcattctgttcaaaagtttacatccccagctcttaatgcatcatttttccttctgaagcatcagtgagcgtttgaaccttctgtaatagttgcatatgagtccctcagttgtcctcagtgtgaaaagatggatttcaaaatcatagtcattattggaaagggttcaaatacacaaaaatgctgaaaaaccaaagaatttgtgggaccatGAACTAGaggtaacaacaaagtattaagaatcaagtgtatgtaaacttttgaacatggacatttttataaattcaactacagttttctcttgtggactatatgtaaacgtctctAATGTGAaccatcttattcaggtcagtactaaataaaaaataatttacattttgcagattctgcaaggtgtaaacttttgacctctgTAAATGGCAAGACTATATGGTCAGGTGTTACATATGTGGATGTGATACagattaaattgataaaaagaaCATGTCTAAAAAGCTTTTAGAATTTTCATCAGTCATATCAGTCATCAGATCAACTGAAAGCATAATAACATGCATGTCTAAAATGTGACTCACCATGTATCCAGGTGGTCCTGGTGGGCCTGGAGGCCCTGGCGGTCCAGGTTGTGAAATCATCTGAACCTGTAGACAGTCATAAAACCACAGCTGAACATAACTGTGCTCTGAATACTAGaagattattaaatattatcattaaaaatcaacaaacaTGGGTGTAATTGCACTGACCAGATTGTCCTCTAGTATAGAGTCTCCTTTTTCTCCTTTCTGACCATCCATTCCCTATGACacatttgattaataatataaatgataatatGATGAAAAGATTTAATAAATCACTTTGAAGACTTACAGAGGGACCAGAGAGGCCCATTTCTCCTTTCTCCCCCCTCTCTCCAGGTTCACCAGGCTCTCCAGTGTCTCCCCTTTCACCCTGATCATCAAATCAATCCAAATATTGATTATCACCTCATTTGCATGAACATCAGAGTAGCTCATACACTGTAGGTTCTTTATAGGtgcaaaactatatatatttatgtaaaataaaattaaacaactgATATTCTTCTAAATTGGTTAAACAAATTATCACCTTTTCACCATCAACCCCAGCAGGCCCAGGCAAGCCAAGTTCACCCTGTTTGGATGAATGAAGAAATACtgattgattttgatttttttttttttttgatacttttAGATCAAACTCAGTGATTTAGAAGGTCTCTGATAATCAATCTTTGTGCAACTTTAAATACAATAATCATGGAAGCAATATACTAACTTAGCCATTAGGAATTCAacaaattttgattaaaaaaatacatgaaattcACCTTTGAACCTTCTTTTCCGGGTGGTCCTGGGGGTCCAGGAGGCCCAGCTGGTCCCTGTTTGGTAAGCAATCGGAACAGACATTATTAAAGCTTATAAAATGGTCTTTTTGCAAAACCCACTTGCATTTCGAGAACCACAAACCTCTGATAGACCTCATTTTACGACTACTATAAAACAGGAAAATGCTGTTCCAATATAATTCTTTATGTGAAAACTTGCGGAGTATGAAAACAACATCCTGAATGATGCTTAACAATGTTGATGGCATTCTTTGAAGGAAGTACTGCTATTCTTTTGACTGATACAAACCATAATTAGGGctgatatattttcattttcttgtcACCATATTCAATGTATCTGTACAATGTGGAGTCACGGTTTGTGGTTCAATACACATTTCAGACTGATTATATTGGTGATAGAGATGACCACAAAGCCTTGCAAATgtccaaaataataaaatcccTAATTCTTCCTCATATTTCTCAATTGCAATGTGAcaaaacacagatttttttaaagaatcacaTCATCCAGAACATTTAAACAGACATTATAAACGTAACCACAAGAACCATTCATTAAACAACCCAGATGCACATTCTCAGTACAAGAACAACATTTGCAACTAATTGCATCTAATTACATGAATTTGTCTTGGTATATTACCTAaagcatatatttaaatgtttcaaagcaTACttacttgatttattttattttattttttcagccaTGTTTGCTTTACACCATTTTACAACATAATATTGCATGCATGCTAACAGCTTTGATAATAAATATAagcaacaattattttatattcaattaTTAGGGGTTGAAGCGCacattgtaattgttagaatggttacggatcagcgatctccatgtaaaactgattgtgcagaccaaactgtaagtcatAGAGACCTACAAcgaccaaggctcgccccaatcggccaGCTACAGTGAACAAAATTACGAAATTGCTTATAACTCCTAATccgtcagtcgcaggctcaagtgtcttatgtcgttagaatccttggctcacggtGGGCAAAAGGCGATTCGATCATGAGCCGGGCAAAATTTTCTggtatttcgcattttttgaaaaacctacttttgctaACTAGGTTTTTGGTCTGATCGGaatcaaaccagtgcagaaatattctctggagagtgaatataaataattttcaaaaaaattttaaCTTTCTACTCCCCGTCACAAAGGGGcgccaaaacatttgaaaggggTAGGGCCACTTGTAGTAAAAttcctataactcctgaacggaatcaggtatctctgccaaactcagaacacaaaaaaaacagagcttggccacttagtggtgctataagagggaaaaaaacataacaatgaCTATAACTGTACAACCACCAGTTGTACAACCGCCATTGGCCGATGAATTtcgagcacctgttagacaaggtaaACACAGGTTGGGCAGAATGAAACTCGGTGTGCCTGTTTGACTGATGGCCCCAGAGGTCTGAAAGAAATCTGAAAGAAATTGACCACTGGGGTTGagatatcgcatttttcaaggcTGTAAACGATTGTATGTTGCACAGTTTTTCACACATGCGGGCTATATtcgtatcatatgatagaactcctcattctggacaactttgtcTCTAGAACTGCTgttgtcaatcaaatcatttgttaaattattgaaaaatgttaaaaaaaaatctacttttgtgaactagtcttTGGTTTatcgctcaatctggaaaaagcactgcagtacaattctatGGACTCTCTAGgctaataattataaaaaaatgttgaaatttaccctttgggacgCTACTATGGGATCATTTGTAAAAgtggcctgtccaaatttaccctaAATCCTATAAaccctaaaggaaaactcaaaacttcaagaaacctgctgagcacatgcgaaaggtgattctaaacaagcatgcaaagttttaaggggatcggaccacagctggtgctataacagtcataaccgttaaaaaacataatatttctatggtaaattacctgtatttgccaaaaatgcttttttaaataattgatttaggtggttactaacttgctaaataatagtttttttcatACGTGTTTAATGCCTTAAAGCACCTGAACCCCGGTAATTGTCTATATTTGctaaattattattgaaaattacaatctcaaatgacatattttgaattagcattatatgttgaaattaataatgaattatttcacatgcacacacagtGAGTATTTGTTAGGGATAATCATTGATATTCAACCAAAATAACCAGAAATGGCAACTCATGCTACAGTACGGTTACCGAGACACTGATGGTTTTGATGGCCTGCCAGAAAAACAATCAAGTCCGACTTAAATTTCAGAACATATTATGACATTTGGTTTTAATATAACCATGAATTTATAGTCATCTGTGGTTTACATAATTGCATTTCAGGAAGTCTAACCAGTAACTTCAAATTTGCATGAATCCAGATGATCGATTGGCAAATATAACAGTTGTTAAGACGTTTTTCTAGCAATTACCATCAATAAAATCACAGCTCACCTGAAAGGCATCTAAGAGTTTGCCATTGAAGTCAATGATGTCACCGGATGCTGATGTGCCTTTCTCACCAGGGCGGCCCTGCAGGGATGAAAACAAATCTGTTACATAACTGATCACACAAATGTAAGTATTCTCAGATGTGAAAATGTGTTTCTCTGTGCTTGTTTCATCCAAAGCAAAATACACTGCAATCAAGATATGCATTTTAACAGTTCACGCAATGCCTGAGAATCAAACCTATGATCATGCATTGCAAGCGAAATAGACTTCTGTTGCAGCTGctctctgaatcacatgtgaaTGTGATCTCccaatttatgtttttaaagttaaacttaataaaatggtcaaaatgtttcaaattatGTGCACTCATATCAGTGGCACAGTAAAAACTATGAAGCCAAGTTTCCATAATGGGGCAGAGATGCCATATGAGGTCACATGGCAGGTCAAATTTATCTCAGTAACAACCTGCTTACTGCTAATAGTGCATTTCTACAACCAAAATCAAACAGAGcacacttttaataaacatatGATGTATCGTTCCTCACCGATTCGCCCTGGGGCCCTTGTTCTCCAATATCTCCCTTATCCCCCTGGGAAATACAAGTCCAAAATCAAACCAATACGATCAAGCACACTGATGTTACCTATTTGCTGTAA includes:
- the col23a1a gene encoding collagen alpha-1(XXIII) chain encodes the protein MDQSAGGNTESKQNAAKPIYQRYLVSFPTVVCLVLSLSSVALCFLMTFKTHQIESKLRELEIKMTDICQESPKDVSVPQELRKSIETLLQERLTDAMPKLRVARDVTQDCNCPPGPPGKRGRMGRRGDPGPPGKPGRDGYPGPLGLDGKPGIPGPKGSQGLPGPKGDKGDQGDTGPRMVFPRYDHSYISADQPSFQRRMLKGDQGQAGPPGPPGPPGAPGARGPPGNTGKDGPRGPPGEPGAPGQEGTEGQRGLPGKPGEVGDQGYPGPQGPPGSKGEQGEPGPQGDRGTDGLPGLKGDKGDIGEQGPQGESGRPGEKGTSASGDIIDFNGKLLDAFQAIKTISVSGPAGPPGPPGPPGKEGSKGELGLPGPAGVDGEKGERGDTGEPGEPGERGEKGEMGLSGPSGMDGQKGEKGDSILEDNLVQMISQPGPPGPPGPPGPPGYMGHRGLPGSKGDPGESIKGEKGEAGSAGIQGLQGPQGPPGATGLVGLPGTKGEKGKQGEPGLDGFPGIKGDRGDRGEKGDKGDRGPVGKRGLKGKKGEQGPPGLDQPCPVGADGCKKEAVEMGQPAPQAPCPLGPDGLPIPGCWHKEQGMLQKLKRKRLSQP